In the Populus trichocarpa isolate Nisqually-1 chromosome 1, P.trichocarpa_v4.1, whole genome shotgun sequence genome, one interval contains:
- the LOC18095921 gene encoding vascular-related unknown protein 4, with amino-acid sequence MENSMSCKPIISSSSNEKTTDHDSFEESGWTMYFEDFFAQNNEEDHNHDRYEHGSFSYDHDRSSSLVSDAASLVVKKSAGDHLGEQVVGLPINNNRSFKYSLSFKKKRTKGALVDDALEDTASSPVNSPKVYDDMMINQYKRNTKQKDNKEISQDEGSASRQVDKRSDFGFIGGGSDNTALKKRGLCLVPLSMVVNYLG; translated from the exons ATGGAAAACTCAATGAGCTGCAAGCCAataatctcttcttcttctaatgaGAAAACAACTGATCATGATAGCTTTGAAGAGAGTGGTTGGACCATGTACTTTGAGGATTTCTTTGCCCAAAACAATGAAGAGGATCATAATCATGATCGATATGAACATGGTTCTTTCTCGTATGATCATGATAGGAGTTCTTCACTAGTCTCTGATGCTGCTTCTTTGGTTGTGAAGAAGTCTGCTGGTGATCATCTTGGTGAACAAGTTGTTGGGCTACCTATTAATAATAACAGAAGTTTCAAATACAGTTTaagtttcaagaaaaaaagaaccaaaGGAGCTTTGGTTGATGATGCTTTGGAGGATACTGCTAGTTCTCCTGTTAATAGTCCCAAG GTTTATGATGATATGATGATAAACCAATACAAAAGGAACACAAAACAGAAAGATAACAAGGAAATTTCACAG GACGAAGGAAGTGCTTCAAGGCAGGTAGATAAGAGAAGTGATTTTGGTTTTATTGGAGGGGGAAGTGACAACACAGCACTGAAGAAAAGGGGTCTTTGCTTAGTTCCTCTGTCCATGGTAGTAAATTATCTTGGTTAA